CCCGAGGGAGAGTTCCGCATGCCCGTGAACGACAACGTCATCATCACCGCCGCCCTGACCGGCGCGGGCGACACCGTCCGCAAGAGCCCGCACGTGCCCGTCACCCCCGAGCAGATAGCCACCTCGGCGGTCGAGGCCGCCGACGCGGGCGCCGCCGTCGTCCACATCCACGTACGCAACCCCGAGACGGGCGAGCCCTCCCGCGACCCGCGCCTGTACCGCGAGGTCGTCGAGCGCATCAAGGAGACCGGCACCGACGTCGTCATCAACCTCACCGCCGGGATGGGCGGCGACCTCGTCGTCGACCCCATCGTGCCGTTGCAGGACCTCGGTGAGCTGCCCGGCACCGACCTCGTCGGCGGCCTGGACCGGCTCCCGCACGTCGAGGACCTGCTGCCGGACATCTGCACGCTCGACTGCGGCTCCCTCAACTTCGGCGACAACCTCTACGTCTCCACGCCCGACATGCTCCGCCAGGGCGCCAAGCGCATCCAGGAGCTCGGCGTCCGCCCCGAGCTGGAGATCTTCGACACCGGCCAGCTCTGGTTCGCCAAGCAGCTCCTCGCCGAGGGACTGCTCGACAACCCCACCGTCTTCCAGCTCTGCATGGGCATCCCGTGGGGCGCCCCCGCCGACCCGGGCGTCCTCCAGTCCATGGTCAACATGCTGCCCGAAGGCGCACAGTGGGCCAGCTTCGCGCTCGGCCGGATGCAGATGCCGTGGGTCGCCCAGTCCATCCTGCTCGGCGGGCAGGTCCGCGTCGGCCTGGAGGACAACCTGTACCTCGGCAAGGGCAACAAGGTGACCAACGCGCAGCTCGTCGAGCGCGCCGTGCAGATCACGGAGAACCTCGGCTCGCGCGTCGCGACCCCGGACGAGGCCCGCCAGAAGCTCGGCCTGAAGCCCCGCTCCTGACGCCACACCGACGCCCCCACGCCTGCCCCCCACTGAGGA
The sequence above is a segment of the Streptomyces sp. Je 1-369 genome. Coding sequences within it:
- a CDS encoding 3-keto-5-aminohexanoate cleavage protein, which gives rise to MPVNDNVIITAALTGAGDTVRKSPHVPVTPEQIATSAVEAADAGAAVVHIHVRNPETGEPSRDPRLYREVVERIKETGTDVVINLTAGMGGDLVVDPIVPLQDLGELPGTDLVGGLDRLPHVEDLLPDICTLDCGSLNFGDNLYVSTPDMLRQGAKRIQELGVRPELEIFDTGQLWFAKQLLAEGLLDNPTVFQLCMGIPWGAPADPGVLQSMVNMLPEGAQWASFALGRMQMPWVAQSILLGGQVRVGLEDNLYLGKGNKVTNAQLVERAVQITENLGSRVATPDEARQKLGLKPRS